The following proteins are encoded in a genomic region of Gimesia algae:
- the nagB gene encoding glucosamine-6-phosphate deaminase has protein sequence MAIDISRSVHVTPKSKFVRHTKVPTVIFETSSELAKYVAGVVADLIRKKNNAGDPAILGLPTGSTPLGVYRELIRLHNDEQLDFSNVVTFNLDEYWPMEPDSIHSYHKFMQENFFDHVNVKPENIHIPRGDIPAEGVDLFCEEYERAIEQYGGLDLQLLGIGRSGHIGFNEPGSARNSLTRLVNLDPVTRRDAASGFFGEDNVPHHAITMGVGSILSARKIIIMALGEHKAQVVKKAAELEVTDDVSASFLQTHTNSVFVVDSAAAAELTAVRTPWIVGNIEWTPILEKKAVIWLSREVGKPLLKLEEEDFLHNHLHQMLHKYGSVAQIRESVFDSLLEGICTKPAGVEPQRVIVFSPHPDDDVISMGGTLITLADQGHEVYIAYMTSGNIAVFDHDALRHIDFVCEFHQLFHADDRTVLEHLQNLKTSIENKKAGDLDTEEMLGIKGLIRKTEATAGADVAGVPEERLRFLDLPFYRTGQVSKKPIGEEDIAIVADLLREVNPHQIYVAGDLSDPHGTHRVCAEAVINAVNVVVEEGVAPEFWMYRGAWEEYEPHEIERAVPLSPEVVLRKREAIFKHESQKDSAFYPGGDKREFWVRAEDRTRNTARIYNDLGLPEYFAIEAFKHYHGEL, from the coding sequence ATGGCTATCGATATTTCACGTTCTGTTCATGTTACCCCCAAGTCCAAATTTGTGCGACATACGAAAGTACCTACGGTTATTTTCGAAACGTCATCTGAGCTGGCCAAATATGTGGCCGGGGTGGTGGCAGATCTGATTCGTAAGAAAAACAATGCCGGCGATCCGGCCATTCTGGGGCTGCCCACTGGTTCGACTCCGCTAGGTGTGTACCGTGAACTGATTCGCCTGCACAATGACGAGCAACTGGATTTTTCCAATGTGGTCACATTCAATCTGGATGAATACTGGCCGATGGAGCCGGATTCGATCCACAGCTATCACAAATTCATGCAGGAGAACTTTTTCGATCACGTGAATGTGAAGCCGGAGAACATTCATATTCCCCGTGGTGATATTCCCGCTGAGGGAGTGGATCTGTTCTGTGAAGAGTATGAACGAGCCATTGAGCAGTATGGTGGTTTGGATTTACAACTGTTGGGGATCGGTCGTTCGGGGCATATTGGTTTTAACGAACCGGGAAGTGCCCGGAACAGTCTGACACGCCTGGTGAACCTGGATCCTGTTACGCGGCGTGATGCTGCGAGTGGCTTTTTCGGCGAAGATAATGTACCTCATCACGCGATCACGATGGGTGTGGGCAGTATTCTGTCCGCCCGGAAAATTATCATCATGGCTCTGGGCGAGCATAAAGCACAAGTCGTCAAAAAAGCGGCTGAACTCGAAGTGACTGATGATGTTTCCGCCAGCTTTCTGCAGACCCATACCAATTCTGTATTCGTGGTTGACAGTGCAGCTGCTGCGGAGTTGACTGCGGTGAGAACTCCCTGGATTGTCGGAAATATTGAATGGACCCCGATACTGGAGAAAAAAGCCGTTATCTGGCTCTCCAGAGAGGTGGGAAAGCCATTGTTGAAGCTGGAAGAAGAAGACTTTCTGCATAATCACCTGCATCAGATGCTGCATAAATACGGTTCGGTGGCTCAGATTCGAGAGAGTGTCTTTGATTCTCTGCTGGAAGGGATTTGTACCAAACCAGCGGGCGTCGAACCTCAGCGCGTGATTGTGTTCAGTCCGCATCCTGATGACGATGTGATTTCGATGGGGGGGACTCTGATTACACTGGCCGATCAGGGGCATGAAGTTTATATCGCTTATATGACCAGTGGAAATATAGCCGTGTTCGATCATGATGCATTACGGCATATCGATTTCGTCTGTGAGTTTCATCAGCTGTTTCACGCCGATGATCGTACTGTGCTGGAACATTTACAGAACCTGAAAACAAGTATTGAAAATAAAAAAGCCGGCGACCTGGATACGGAAGAGATGCTGGGAATTAAGGGTTTGATCCGAAAAACAGAAGCAACCGCCGGTGCGGATGTCGCGGGAGTGCCTGAGGAACGCCTGCGATTTCTGGATTTACCGTTCTATCGCACGGGGCAGGTTTCCAAAAAGCCAATCGGGGAAGAAGATATTGCCATCGTGGCAGACCTGCTGCGGGAAGTGAATCCGCATCAGATTTATGTGGCCGGCGATCTGTCCGATCCGCATGGAACTCACCGGGTTTGTGCAGAAGCAGTGATTAATGCTGTGAATGTGGTTGTGGAAGAAGGAGTGGCTCCCGAGTTCTGGATGTATCGCGGGGCCTGGGAAGAGTATGAACCGCATGAAATTGAGCGGGCGGTTCCGCTGAGCCCGGAGGTGGTTCTCCGAAAACGGGAAGCCATTTTTAAGCATGAGTCACAAAAGGACAGTGCCTTCTATCCGGGGGGGGACAAACGGGAATTCTGGGTGCGGGCGGAAGATCGAACTCGAAATACAGCCCGAATTTACAATGATCTGGGACTTCCCGAATATTTTGCGATCGAAGCCTTTAAACATTATCACGGCGAGCTTTGA
- a CDS encoding PIG-L deacetylase family protein has product MANQAESPRILAIHAHPDDIEIQCAGTLARLKSLGCHITIATMTAGDCGSAEMGPVEIANVRRAEAKKAADMLGADYMCLEFRDLSIMIDQDSRQRVTEAVRKARPDIVITAPPVDYMSDHEMTSRLVRDACFGASAPNYTTHQFQPAPPTEKIPHLYYVDPIEGCDYFGNPIEPQFIIDISKTFDLKIKMLACHESQRAWLRKQHGLDEYLDGTERWSAARGKIIGAAYGEAFVQHCGHPYPSSNLLQQLLEK; this is encoded by the coding sequence ATGGCAAATCAGGCAGAATCTCCACGAATTCTCGCGATTCACGCCCATCCTGACGATATTGAAATCCAGTGTGCCGGTACGTTAGCCCGGCTGAAAAGTCTGGGATGCCACATTACGATTGCCACCATGACCGCCGGCGACTGTGGCAGTGCGGAAATGGGACCGGTGGAAATTGCCAATGTCCGCCGCGCCGAAGCGAAAAAAGCCGCCGATATGCTGGGAGCCGATTACATGTGCCTTGAGTTCCGCGATCTGTCTATCATGATTGATCAGGATTCCCGCCAGCGGGTCACCGAAGCCGTCCGTAAAGCACGTCCGGACATCGTCATCACCGCTCCTCCGGTTGACTATATGAGTGATCACGAAATGACCAGCCGCCTGGTTCGGGATGCTTGTTTTGGCGCTTCTGCCCCCAACTACACCACCCATCAGTTTCAGCCCGCTCCTCCCACGGAAAAGATCCCGCATCTGTACTATGTTGATCCCATCGAAGGTTGCGATTACTTCGGGAACCCAATCGAACCGCAGTTCATCATCGATATCTCAAAAACATTCGACCTGAAAATCAAAATGCTGGCCTGCCATGAAAGCCAGCGGGCCTGGCTTCGAAAACAGCACGGTCTGGATGAATATCTCGACGGAACCGAGCGCTGGTCAGCAGCCCGCGGCAAAATAATTGGTGCTGCTTACGGCGAAGCCTTCGTCCAACATTGCGGTCACCCGTATCCTTCAAGTAACCTGTTACAGCAACTCCTCGAGAAATAA
- a CDS encoding MFS transporter, translated as MTDQDEPKLISEETPTRARFKVLTLLCLVAAVAYVSRNAISVPAKLIQEELDISQTQMGWVMSAFFWSYALSQIPSGWVAHVWGTRRSLTAFAVLWSIATALTGMVTGFGMLIGVRLIFGISQAGIFPCCASTISRWLPHARRGLASGLLGSFMSIGSAFGAFSIGLLLQGFQIGGNQIPGLNWRTIMYLCAVPGVVWAIVFYYWFRDRPEKHRGVNAAELELIRGDEALTPAEQTKGQEKEEHVEPTPWDQILTSFSMWMICGQQFFRAAGNIFYMTWFPVYLQEARGISLASSGLLTSLPLLTFVVGNFLGGIVVDWVLQRTGSRRWSRQGVAIVAMLGCGFCTLCAYFVQEMTLAMTLISVSMFFAGLGGACGYTVTIDKGGQHVAPIFGMMNMMGNLGAALLPIIVGVMFDAGLYGLVLVLMAGIYVSAALCWMLLNPNGTVFEENRSR; from the coding sequence GTGACTGATCAGGACGAGCCGAAACTCATTTCCGAAGAAACGCCCACGCGAGCACGTTTCAAGGTGCTGACACTATTGTGCCTGGTGGCAGCGGTGGCTTATGTCAGTCGCAATGCGATTTCTGTGCCTGCGAAACTGATCCAGGAAGAACTGGATATCAGCCAGACACAGATGGGCTGGGTGATGAGTGCCTTCTTCTGGAGCTATGCCCTGTCACAGATACCGAGTGGCTGGGTGGCTCATGTCTGGGGGACGCGACGTTCGCTGACCGCGTTTGCTGTTCTGTGGTCAATTGCGACAGCATTGACGGGAATGGTGACCGGATTCGGGATGTTGATTGGCGTGCGGTTGATTTTTGGAATTTCGCAGGCGGGAATCTTTCCCTGTTGTGCGAGTACGATTTCCAGGTGGCTGCCTCATGCACGGCGGGGGCTCGCCAGTGGTCTCTTGGGAAGTTTCATGTCGATCGGCAGTGCCTTCGGAGCGTTCAGCATCGGTTTGCTGTTGCAGGGATTTCAGATTGGTGGCAACCAGATTCCGGGTCTGAACTGGCGAACGATTATGTACCTCTGTGCGGTGCCGGGAGTTGTGTGGGCGATAGTATTCTATTACTGGTTCCGCGACCGACCTGAAAAGCATCGTGGTGTGAATGCGGCAGAGCTGGAGCTCATTCGTGGTGACGAAGCCTTAACGCCAGCGGAACAGACAAAGGGCCAGGAAAAAGAAGAACATGTCGAGCCGACGCCCTGGGATCAGATCCTGACAAGTTTCTCGATGTGGATGATTTGCGGCCAGCAGTTCTTTCGGGCTGCGGGGAATATTTTTTACATGACCTGGTTTCCGGTTTATTTACAGGAGGCGCGGGGTATCAGCCTGGCCTCTTCCGGGCTCTTGACGAGTCTTCCGCTACTGACTTTTGTCGTCGGGAATTTTCTGGGAGGTATTGTTGTGGATTGGGTGCTGCAGCGTACAGGAAGCCGCCGCTGGAGCCGGCAGGGAGTTGCGATTGTAGCCATGCTGGGGTGTGGGTTTTGTACTCTGTGTGCCTACTTCGTGCAGGAGATGACGCTGGCGATGACACTGATTTCAGTCAGTATGTTTTTTGCCGGACTGGGTGGTGCCTGCGGTTACACGGTGACAATTGACAAAGGAGGTCAGCATGTGGCACCGATCTTCGGGATGATGAATATGATGGGAAACCTGGGAGCCGCCTTGCTCCCGATTATTGTGGGTGTGATGTTCGATGCCGGCTTGTATGGATTAGTCCTGGTTCTGATGGCGGGCATTTATGTAAGTGCCGCGTTATGCTGGATGCTGCTGAATCCCAACGGGACCGTGTTTGAAGAAAATCGCTCCCGGTAA
- a CDS encoding dihydrodipicolinate synthase family protein: MATLIQGVLPVLHTPLCEDETIDGDAFAREIDWCFERGADGVCGAMVSEVLRLTYEERLNLTQLMVELTAGRGTVIASVGAESTRQAVAFARQAEDAGCAAVMAIPPVTTALPDGALWDYFTTLAKQCSLPLVVQDASSYVGRAISIEFYKRLLDEFGPEKILFKPEASPIGPNLSALRDATAGQARIFDGSGGILLVDAYRRGISGTMPGVDLLDGIMALWKALQAGDDAAVYRIYFPICAIVALQLQAGLDGFLAIEKYLLVKRGIFSSDRRCEPNAWSLDEETRVEVDRLYELLMESLDE; encoded by the coding sequence ATGGCGACATTGATTCAGGGTGTGTTACCGGTTCTGCATACGCCTCTTTGTGAGGACGAGACGATTGACGGGGACGCGTTCGCGCGGGAAATTGACTGGTGTTTCGAACGGGGCGCGGATGGTGTGTGCGGCGCGATGGTTTCAGAAGTGCTGCGACTGACCTATGAGGAACGACTGAATCTCACGCAGCTGATGGTGGAACTGACGGCGGGGCGTGGGACGGTGATTGCCAGTGTGGGAGCAGAGAGTACGCGGCAGGCGGTTGCCTTCGCGCGTCAGGCTGAGGATGCTGGTTGTGCAGCAGTGATGGCGATTCCCCCGGTGACAACTGCCCTGCCCGACGGGGCGCTGTGGGATTATTTTACGACGCTGGCAAAACAATGCAGTCTGCCGCTGGTGGTGCAAGATGCTTCGTCTTACGTCGGTCGGGCGATTTCGATCGAGTTTTATAAACGACTGCTGGATGAGTTCGGTCCGGAAAAGATTCTGTTCAAACCGGAAGCTTCGCCGATCGGCCCCAATCTGTCTGCGCTGCGGGATGCGACGGCGGGACAGGCCCGGATCTTTGATGGATCGGGGGGCATTCTGCTGGTGGATGCTTATCGGCGTGGGATCAGCGGTACGATGCCGGGCGTGGATCTGCTGGATGGCATCATGGCTTTGTGGAAGGCGCTGCAGGCGGGCGATGATGCGGCCGTCTATCGGATCTATTTTCCGATCTGTGCGATCGTGGCGCTGCAGTTGCAGGCGGGGCTGGACGGTTTTCTGGCGATTGAAAAGTATCTGCTGGTCAAGCGGGGGATTTTCAGTTCGGATCGGCGCTGTGAACCCAACGCGTGGAGTCTGGATGAAGAGACTCGAGTGGAAGTGGACCGCTTGTATGAACTGTTGATGGAATCATTAGACGAATAA